A DNA window from Arachis duranensis cultivar V14167 chromosome 3, aradu.V14167.gnm2.J7QH, whole genome shotgun sequence contains the following coding sequences:
- the LOC107479816 gene encoding uncharacterized protein LOC107479816 → MRTPKRPSDNHHRDTVSNSREECQAVQLRSGKIAGSGTKSGEKQVEKETSEKKIAKTECARKGGERLAPEYKAKMPYPQRLQKASKNKQFSKFLEVFRKFEINISFAEALEQIPLYAKFIKELLSNKRDWKEIETVVLTKECSAIIQKNLPEKLQDPGSILIPCTNGDTTIQKALCDRGASINLMPISFMKMLQIDEVKPTHITLQPADRSDKYPLRVVENLLVKVGPFTFPVDFVILEMEEDKNAYIILGRPF, encoded by the exons ATGCGAACACCTAAGAGACCTTCTGACAACCATCATCGTGACACGGTTTCCAACTCCAGAGAAGAATGCCAGGccgttcaattgagaagtggtaagaTCGCGGGGTCAGGAACCAAGAGTGGTGAGAAGCAGGTTGAAAAAGAGACATCGGAGAAGAAAATTGCAAAGACAGAGTGTGCCAGGAAGGGCGGTGAACGCCTA GCTCCAGAGTACAAGGCCAAAATGCCATACCCCCAGAGACTTCAGAAGGCATCCAAGAATAAGCAATTCTccaaatttttggaagtctttaGGAAGTTTGAGATCAACATTTCCTTTGCAGAGGCCCTTGAGCAAATACCTCTTTATGCCAAGTTTATCAAGGAGTTGTTGAGTAACAAGAGGGATTGGAAAGAGATTGAGACAGTGGTATTGACTAAggaatgcagtgcaatcatcCAGAAAAATCTCCCAGAAAAGCTGCAAGATCCTGGGAGCATTCTAATTCCCTGTACCAATGGAGACACCACTATTCAGAAAGCCCTGTGTGATCGCGGAGCTAGCATCAACCTCATGCCTATTTCATTTATGAAAATGCTCCAAATTGATGAGGTAAAACCTACCCATATTACTCTTCAACCTGCCGACCGTTCTGATAAGTATCCTCTTAGAGTTGTTGAGAATCTTCTTGTGAAAGTAGGACCCTTTACCTTTCCTGTTGATTTTGTGATATTGGAAATGGAAGAGGACAAAAATGCCTATATTATTCTTGGGAGACCCTTTTAG